A DNA window from Aureibaculum sp. 2308TA14-22 contains the following coding sequences:
- the pfkA gene encoding 6-phosphofructokinase: MSKNIKKIGVITSGGDAPGMNAAIRAVARACSYYNVECVGFYRGYQGMIEGDYIELTARSVKNIISKGGTILKSARSKEFRTKEGRAKAYEQVKKAGVDAMILIGGDGTFNGGIVFGKEHGIPFIGVPGTIDNDIAGTSSTIGYDTALNTVVECIDKIRDTASSHNRLFFVEVMGRDAGFIALNAGVGAGAEEILLPEEDLGLDRLLESLKKSKRSGKSSSIVVVSEGDKTGKNVFELAEYVKENLPGYEARVSVLGHMQRGGSPTCFDRVLASKLGVKAVESLLDGKSNAMVGFINSKIVTTNIEEAIKSSHDINRELLRISDILSV, from the coding sequence ATGAGCAAGAACATAAAGAAAATAGGTGTAATAACTTCTGGAGGAGATGCTCCAGGAATGAATGCTGCTATTAGAGCAGTTGCTAGAGCTTGTTCTTATTACAATGTAGAATGTGTAGGTTTTTACAGAGGCTATCAAGGTATGATAGAAGGCGATTATATTGAACTTACCGCTAGAAGCGTGAAAAATATTATCAGTAAAGGAGGTACTATTTTAAAATCAGCTCGTTCTAAAGAGTTTAGAACAAAAGAAGGTAGAGCAAAAGCCTATGAACAAGTAAAAAAAGCAGGCGTAGATGCCATGATACTTATAGGTGGCGATGGTACTTTTAATGGGGGAATTGTATTTGGAAAAGAGCACGGTATACCTTTTATAGGTGTTCCGGGTACGATTGATAACGATATAGCCGGAACTTCATCAACCATTGGTTACGATACGGCATTAAATACGGTTGTAGAATGTATCGATAAAATTAGAGATACAGCCAGCTCACACAATAGATTGTTTTTTGTTGAGGTTATGGGTCGAGATGCTGGTTTTATAGCATTAAATGCAGGTGTTGGTGCAGGTGCTGAAGAAATTTTATTACCAGAAGAAGATTTAGGATTGGATAGGTTGTTAGAATCTTTAAAGAAGAGTAAACGTAGCGGAAAATCATCAAGCATAGTAGTAGTTTCCGAAGGAGATAAAACAGGTAAAAATGTGTTTGAATTGGCAGAATATGTTAAGGAAAATCTACCCGGATATGAGGCACGAGTTTCTGTACTTGGTCATATGCAACGTGGAGGTAGCCCTACCTGTTTTGATAGGGTGTTAGCGAGTAAATTAGGGGTTAAAGCCGTTGAGAGTCTTTTAGATGGAAAATCTAACGCAATGGTTGGTTTTATAAATAGTAAAATAGTAACAACAAATATTGAGGAGGCTATAAAAAGCTCTCATGACATAAATAGAGAATTATTAAGAATATCTGATATATTATCAGTTTAA